From Pseudomonadota bacterium, one genomic window encodes:
- a CDS encoding response regulator: protein MITDKLISEAISYQWDFYERTVNNYSVIMRLLQCLEKEKNFITHGPEILVEEMLFEVCRVSINNGDAGKYGFFSIENSDDNLDSDVVNTMCAGAMSPSLLNNVFGYGILYVYPLKNKMDIVGYLMLGKRLHKTFDEPFLRELRMICDVFNKLLFLPQKTLSPVESKTHSMLYEKMLDEFPDPLFLLDRNGTICYANKKAEDEFKSEKNHLVGEKFSNIFNGLDNDLITTEKPLDGKVEYLKGHEYKVFNMRCSPLKGEHPEDGHMKCVILRDILEENIENQQTLQKGKVESLSLLASGIAHDFNNLLTGILGYASLMKNFLKHDDKLLKYTTAIENSAQGAAKLTQRLLSFSRRQARRVGIVDVNAILNDLVFLIEVSYKDIEVNKRLCEELPPTQGDEAEMQNALLNIFINAKDAMNGAGQLNVITERKYTQDGRGFVVIEIKDSGPGMTEELKKRIFEPYFSTKTKDNNVGMGLYLVRKTINDHGGFIEVDSEEGKGTAFIIYLPLNILRTENEVSKEGVTKNHIKAGSRILIVDDEDVIREFLKGVLTGEGVQVIEARNGIEAINIFKESHHTIDLVILDMIMPGMKGNEVLKEMRKIRKDIKIIIASGFMSERQRQSLKEHHVDAFLDKPFRDEGLIQAICMSGLSG, encoded by the coding sequence ATGATAACCGATAAACTCATATCTGAAGCGATAAGTTATCAATGGGATTTTTACGAAAGGACAGTAAATAATTATTCTGTTATAATGCGCCTGCTGCAGTGCTTAGAGAAAGAAAAAAATTTTATTACTCATGGCCCTGAAATACTTGTAGAAGAAATGCTCTTTGAGGTCTGCAGGGTTTCAATAAACAACGGCGATGCCGGCAAATACGGGTTCTTCAGCATTGAAAATTCTGATGATAATCTTGATTCAGATGTAGTTAATACTATGTGTGCCGGTGCCATGTCCCCTTCTCTCCTCAATAATGTCTTTGGTTACGGCATTCTCTATGTGTACCCGCTGAAAAATAAAATGGATATTGTCGGTTACCTGATGTTAGGGAAAAGACTACACAAGACATTTGACGAACCTTTTCTCAGAGAATTGAGAATGATATGCGATGTATTTAATAAATTGCTCTTTCTCCCCCAAAAGACACTTTCGCCAGTAGAAAGCAAAACCCATAGCATGCTCTATGAAAAAATGCTGGACGAGTTTCCTGATCCACTGTTTTTATTGGACAGAAATGGTACCATCTGCTATGCGAATAAAAAGGCTGAGGATGAATTTAAAAGCGAGAAGAACCATTTAGTTGGTGAAAAATTCAGCAATATCTTTAATGGCCTTGATAACGACCTCATTACAACTGAGAAACCGCTTGATGGAAAAGTTGAGTATCTTAAGGGTCATGAATATAAAGTGTTCAATATGAGATGCTCTCCGTTGAAGGGAGAACACCCGGAAGATGGGCATATGAAATGTGTTATTTTACGCGATATCCTTGAGGAAAATATTGAGAATCAACAAACACTACAGAAGGGGAAAGTGGAAAGTCTCAGCCTTCTTGCCAGTGGCATTGCGCATGACTTCAATAATCTCTTAACCGGCATACTTGGATATGCCTCTCTCATGAAAAATTTTCTCAAACATGATGATAAATTATTAAAATATACGACAGCCATAGAAAATTCTGCTCAAGGGGCTGCAAAACTCACCCAGCGTCTTTTAAGCTTTTCAAGAAGGCAGGCGAGACGGGTTGGTATCGTGGACGTTAATGCCATACTTAATGATTTAGTTTTCCTGATCGAGGTAAGCTATAAAGATATTGAAGTTAATAAGCGCCTGTGTGAGGAGCTCCCTCCAACCCAAGGAGATGAGGCAGAGATGCAGAACGCATTACTTAACATCTTTATCAACGCAAAAGATGCAATGAACGGAGCGGGTCAATTGAACGTAATCACTGAACGCAAATATACGCAAGACGGGAGAGGATTTGTTGTTATCGAAATCAAGGATTCAGGACCGGGAATGACCGAAGAACTCAAAAAAAGGATCTTTGAACCCTATTTCAGCACAAAGACAAAAGATAATAATGTGGGGATGGGCCTTTATCTTGTGAGGAAGACGATCAATGATCATGGGGGGTTCATAGAGGTTGACAGTGAAGAGGGAAAGGGGACAGCATTTATTATTTATCTCCCCCTAAATATATTAAGAACAGAAAACGAAGTATCAAAAGAAGGTGTGACAAAAAACCACATTAAAGCAGGATCACGGATTCTTATTGTCGATGATGAAGATGTTATACGGGAATTTCTTAAGGGTGTACTTACCGGGGAAGGAGTGCAGGTTATTGAAGCAAGAAACGGTATTGAAGCAATCAATATCTTTAAAGAATCTCATCATACCATAGATCTTGTGATCCTTGATATGATAATGCCTGGGATGAAGGGCAATGAAGTTCTTAAAGAAATGAGAAAGATACGCAAAGATATAAAAATTATCATAGCGAGCGGCTTTATGAGCGAACGCCAGAGGCAATCACTCAAAGAACATCACGTAGATGCATTCCTCGACAAACCATTCAGAGACGAAGGTTTAATCCAAGCAATCTGCATGTCGGGTTTATCCGGTTAG